A part of Apostichopus japonicus isolate 1M-3 chromosome 10, ASM3797524v1, whole genome shotgun sequence genomic DNA contains:
- the LOC139975305 gene encoding uncharacterized protein isoform X2, whose product MLFYYVNSGKLVTHLAMKNSVLDVKPPISRQCCIYMALILFMYGFQMSWAHSLGMTSPALQKNRHDEESPIIVCGFACEYDDWFNRAKCDNRGLQVMPNSTGCEETRMLELEANDITSITFDLISSYRNIVTLDLSRNSIASLQPGTFQTTIYLENILFSRNQLTKLENGTFRGPEHHLVRLFLDDNRLTEVHGLTLHGLKKLQTLTFSDNLIHFLPDNLFNDLTDLRQLHLSGNKLTHLDVNIFSGLSKLKIISLDRNRLGSIPAGVFDGLTSLNSVDLSNNHLYSIPQPTDLGLLHGLQSIYLNENYFTISNLIIPFLNTSDLLILGGNPFLCDCTFIQVQTWFIGKSKDDQTFLLQRSSLGCWWDDRFIDIYGDLSETCQDSSENRQITTPPKRSDQSSVSFNYRQQKTPSYLSPVVTSYDKNPTPRTPQSSDTDCMDNNDKIIFILILIIFIAIILLSLYIIFISLIYICTQNKYRVP is encoded by the coding sequence GCAATGCTGTATTTATATGGCACTTATACTTTTTATGTATGGATTCCAAATGTCATGGGCTCATTCTCTAGGGATGACTTCACCAGCTCTTCAAAAAAACCGACATGACGAAGAGTCGCCAATAATTGTGTGCGGGTTCGCTTGTGAATATGATGATTGGTTTAATCGAGCGAAATGTGACAATCGAGGTCTCCAAGTGATGCCCAACTCGACAGGATGTGAAGAGACCCGGATGTTGGAGCTCGAGGCGAACGACATTACAAGCATAACATTTGATCTCATATCAAGCTATCGTAACATTGTAACCCTCGACTTGTCGCGTAACAGCATTGCCTCTTTACAACCAGGGACATTTCAAACAACAATATATCTAGAAAACATACTTTTCTCTCGAAATCAATTAACGAAGCTTGAAAATGGAACCTTCAGAGGACCTGAACATCACTTGGTCAGACTTTTTCTTGATGATAATAGACTCACTGAAGTTCATGGCCTGACATTACATGGACTTAAGAAGTTACAGACGTTAACCTTTAGTGACAACTTAATTCATTTCCTTCCGGATAACCTATTCAACGACCTGACGGATCTTCGGCAACTCCATCTCAGCGGTAACAAACTCACACATCTTGATGTTAACATCTTCAGCGGTCTATCCAAATTGAAGATTATCTCTCTTGATCGAAACCGCTTGGGTTCTATCCCTGCCGGAGTATTTGATGGACTGACATCTCTGAACTCAGTTGATCTTTCAAACAACCACCTGTACAGTATCCCACAGCCTACTGATCTTGGATTACTACATGGGTTACAGTCAATTTATCTAAACGAAAATTATTTCACCATATCCAACTTGATTATTCCTTTTCTTAATACGTCTGATTTATTAATTCTTGGTGGGAATCCTTTTCTATGTGACTGTACTTTCATACAAGTGCAAACCTGGTTTATAGGCAAGTCTAAGGATGATCAAACCTTCCTATTGCAAAGGAGTTCCTTGGGTTGTTGGTGGGatgatcgatttatcgatatctaTGGAGACTTATCAGAAACTTGTCAGGATTCAAGCGAAAACCGTCAAATAACAACACCACCAAAACGATCAGATCAATCGAGCGTTTCCTTTAACTATCGGCAACAGAAGACGCCATCATACTTGAGTCCAGTTGTTACGTCATATGACAAAAACCCAACCCCACGAACACCTCAATCGTCTGATACTGATTGTATGGATAATAATGACAAGATAATATTTATTCTTATTCTCATAATTTTCATAGCCATTATTTTGCTCTCTCTGTAcataattttcatttcattgatttaTATTTGCACGCAAAACAAATACAGAGTACCGTGA